In the genome of Thermoanaerobacterium sp. PSU-2, one region contains:
- a CDS encoding Rpn family recombination-promoting nuclease/putative transposase — translation MSQKYDITMKNIFSDMADDIMSYFLGLQYTKIDELNIEFARVERRDSDMIFKCTTDKGNVAVHIEFQSKNDEKMPYRMLRYSLEIMEKHDLLPYQIVIYIGKDNANIKSSLNYDFGEQNILDYKYRTINVGDIKYTDVLKTDYYDLYSLLPLMDKNRRKEEGEKYLERCVEAIKDIPLDINKKKDIAFKAEILSGIVFKKEVIEKVFSEVMRMFRIEESETYKMILEKGIKQGIREGMEKGIEKGIEKGEKEKSIKIAKKLLKEGMDIDRIAEITELSKDEIKKLMN, via the coding sequence ATGAGCCAGAAATACGATATAACGATGAAAAATATTTTTTCTGATATGGCTGATGACATAATGAGCTATTTTTTAGGTCTCCAATACACAAAGATTGATGAACTAAATATAGAATTTGCAAGAGTAGAACGCAGAGACAGCGATATGATATTTAAATGTACTACTGACAAAGGAAATGTGGCTGTGCACATAGAATTTCAATCGAAAAATGATGAAAAGATGCCTTACAGGATGCTAAGATATTCCCTGGAGATAATGGAAAAGCATGATCTCTTGCCATATCAGATAGTAATTTATATAGGCAAAGATAATGCAAACATCAAAAGTAGCTTAAATTACGACTTTGGAGAACAGAACATATTAGACTATAAATATAGAACAATAAATGTTGGTGACATAAAATATACTGATGTTTTAAAGACAGACTATTATGACTTGTATTCCCTTCTTCCGCTGATGGACAAAAATAGAAGGAAAGAAGAAGGAGAAAAATATCTGGAAAGATGTGTTGAGGCTATAAAAGATATTCCATTAGACATAAACAAAAAGAAAGACATAGCGTTTAAGGCAGAGATATTATCGGGCATAGTCTTTAAAAAAGAAGTTATTGAGAAAGTTTTTTCGGAGGTGATGAGGATGTTTAGGATTGAAGAATCTGAGACGTACAAAATGATATTAGAAAAGGGCATTAAACAAGGTATTAGAGAAGGCATGGAAAAAGGTATTGAAAAAGGTATTGAAAAAGGCGAAAAAGAAAAAAGTATAAAAATAGCAAAGAAGTTGTTAAAAGAAGGTATGGACATCGACAGAATAGCAGAAATTACAGAGTTGTCAAAAGATGAGATAAAAAAATTGATGAATTAG
- a CDS encoding RNA polymerase sigma factor: MQNDFLDMYESYFDDVYRYVYFKVGNRWDADDIVSDIFKKAYEKYRNLNASPKSWLFTIARNTVIDFYKKEKDIAIGESLEQYAYPDIFEDKFDKEAELNCLKKSIYSLQKEEVEIINLKYFSNMTNKELSLILNKTEDAVKMKSYRIVQKLKKLVNICLEG; this comes from the coding sequence GTGCAAAATGATTTTTTAGATATGTATGAAAGCTATTTTGATGATGTGTATAGGTATGTGTATTTCAAAGTGGGCAACAGATGGGATGCAGATGATATTGTCAGCGACATTTTTAAAAAAGCCTATGAAAAGTACAGAAACCTTAATGCTAGTCCTAAATCGTGGCTTTTTACAATAGCAAGAAATACAGTTATCGACTTCTATAAAAAGGAAAAAGATATAGCTATAGGTGAAAGCCTTGAGCAATACGCCTATCCAGATATTTTTGAGGATAAATTTGATAAAGAGGCGGAGCTGAATTGCCTAAAGAAATCAATATACAGTCTGCAAAAGGAGGAAGTCGAAATCATAAACCTAAAGTATTTTTCAAATATGACAAACAAGGAATTATCGCTAATACTCAATAAAACAGAAGATGCAGTCAAAATGAAGTCATATAGGATTGTACAAAAGCTTAAAAAACTAGTCAATATATGTTTGGAGGGATAA
- a CDS encoding sigma-70 family RNA polymerase sigma factor produces the protein MFILFDTITDESQRKKVEDIYVKYSRDMFKVAYNILNDYQLAQDAVQSAFINIINYIEKISDYDCNKIRALVVIIVRNISINMYNKIKRQKNLFIEDADEFFHDDSEPFDEKVINDDIFRRVSEKVKELKTEYADIISLKYYYGYSNKDIANLLNITEDNVRVRLYRARQSLKDALYQYKGDVEI, from the coding sequence TTGTTTATCTTATTTGACACGATTACAGACGAAAGTCAAAGAAAAAAAGTCGAAGATATATATGTAAAGTACAGCAGAGATATGTTTAAAGTGGCATACAACATTTTAAACGACTATCAATTGGCACAAGATGCGGTCCAATCTGCTTTTATAAATATTATCAATTATATCGAAAAAATTTCTGATTATGACTGTAACAAAATAAGAGCATTAGTTGTTATTATAGTTAGAAACATCTCAATAAATATGTACAATAAAATAAAGCGGCAAAAAAATTTATTTATTGAAGATGCGGATGAGTTTTTCCATGATGACTCAGAGCCGTTTGACGAGAAGGTAATAAATGATGACATTTTTAGAAGAGTATCTGAAAAAGTAAAAGAGCTAAAGACAGAGTACGCAGACATTATTTCTCTAAAATACTACTACGGATACTCTAATAAAGACATCGCAAATCTTTTAAACATCACAGAAGACAATGTAAGAGTAAGACTGTATCGCGCGCGGCAAAGCCTTAAAGATGCTTTATACCAGTATAAAGGAGATGTGGAAATATGA
- a CDS encoding PD40 domain-containing protein, with translation MDENRIENNLNKIKEQIPVNMELKRKLRKRFKKNNNWIKRTFVGMAAVACLLTVFYSLDIKKIPDTIIPKVNAADLKIANQMSFVDIGGGVNGRITEYNGTIYMPISDKGLFEYNKEGFKKISNREINYVSVSNDGDKLVYSSNGNIYLLDLKTNKETVILKGDEVSIYYDEPSFSPDENKIIYTRKVISPRETHGFDIKESSLNEIDLKTLKSTKLADGSYGSFIKGADAIVFERDNKIIYKDLNYNKEKIVDDGRFPSVSPDGNYIAYEKSELKTDKIKDNISVKESVSNIWVTDTVNFATKRQVTSNISNEIAVEDWLKSIKPSDEAQTFETNGLYSYFDPVWNSGSNSIFVLKNANVDTGGNAMRLMKIDISKEKISAQDVVRRYLQAFVVRDDDFARMLMKNPPQLLTISNPHPVGYTILSSGTENGKIYVDAELNYAYTMESYYSIEKSRYYLIPNSNGYIIDSIKNLSKAEYINKNGSLYMAEGQSNVKLFDKTDIPKQYLPDGDYRLGPIAYSSKTNTLVFTIQNTGKPSVKLISYELNGKKFKMIDSINSGGFFELKIDESGRYLAANYITAQNTAKTYVYDLNDNKKIDLQTLIKDTTIQALNSNFWDGKTLMFNVNTNHQYLYYKYNPEKFEISIP, from the coding sequence ATGGATGAGAATAGAATAGAAAATAACCTTAATAAAATAAAAGAGCAAATACCTGTTAATATGGAACTAAAGCGAAAGCTCCGCAAGAGATTTAAAAAAAATAACAATTGGATAAAAAGAACTTTTGTAGGAATGGCTGCTGTGGCATGCCTATTGACGGTGTTTTACTCCCTTGATATCAAGAAGATTCCTGACACAATCATTCCAAAAGTCAACGCAGCAGATCTCAAGATAGCTAATCAAATGTCGTTTGTGGATATCGGCGGAGGAGTCAACGGAAGAATTACTGAATATAATGGAACAATTTATATGCCAATAAGTGATAAAGGCTTATTTGAATACAACAAAGAAGGCTTTAAAAAGATTTCAAATAGGGAAATTAATTATGTTAGTGTTTCTAACGATGGCGATAAACTTGTTTACTCTTCAAACGGAAATATTTATTTGCTTGATCTTAAAACAAATAAAGAAACAGTAATATTAAAAGGTGATGAAGTGTCTATTTACTATGATGAACCTTCGTTTTCACCTGATGAAAATAAAATTATCTATACAAGAAAAGTCATATCACCAAGAGAGACACATGGATTTGATATAAAAGAGTCTTCTTTAAATGAAATAGATCTAAAAACATTGAAGTCCACTAAACTCGCAGACGGTTCATATGGCTCATTTATCAAAGGTGCTGATGCAATTGTATTTGAAAGGGACAATAAAATAATATACAAAGATTTGAATTATAACAAAGAAAAGATTGTCGATGATGGAAGATTCCCTTCCGTCTCTCCGGATGGCAATTATATTGCATACGAAAAAAGCGAGTTAAAAACAGATAAGATAAAAGATAATATAAGCGTAAAAGAATCAGTTTCAAATATATGGGTTACAGACACAGTAAATTTTGCCACTAAAAGACAGGTAACGTCTAATATATCTAATGAAATCGCTGTTGAAGATTGGCTAAAAAGCATAAAACCTTCTGATGAGGCTCAAACTTTCGAGACGAATGGGTTGTACAGCTATTTTGATCCTGTCTGGAACAGCGGCTCAAATAGCATATTTGTTCTCAAAAATGCAAATGTAGACACAGGCGGCAATGCTATGCGCTTAATGAAGATAGATATAAGCAAAGAAAAAATCAGTGCACAAGATGTTGTAAGAAGGTATTTACAAGCATTTGTAGTTAGAGACGATGATTTCGCGAGAATGCTTATGAAAAATCCGCCACAGCTGCTTACAATATCAAATCCTCACCCGGTGGGATACACAATACTGTCGTCAGGCACGGAAAACGGAAAGATATATGTAGATGCTGAGTTAAACTATGCATATACGATGGAAAGCTACTACTCTATAGAAAAATCGAGGTACTATCTGATACCCAACAGCAATGGATATATAATAGATAGCATAAAAAACTTAAGCAAAGCAGAATATATAAATAAGAATGGATCTTTGTACATGGCAGAAGGACAAAGCAATGTAAAACTATTTGACAAAACAGACATTCCAAAGCAGTATTTGCCAGACGGAGACTATAGACTTGGACCAATAGCGTACAGCAGCAAGACGAATACGCTTGTATTTACAATACAAAATACAGGTAAACCAAGTGTGAAGTTGATAAGTTATGAATTAAACGGCAAGAAATTTAAAATGATCGATAGCATTAATAGCGGCGGATTTTTTGAACTTAAGATCGATGAAAGCGGAAGATACCTTGCGGCAAACTATATAACAGCACAAAATACAGCGAAAACGTATGTCTACGATTTAAATGATAACAAAAAAATAGATTTGCAAACATTGATTAAAGACACAACCATTCAAGCTTTAAACTCAAATTTTTGGGATGGTAAAACGCTTATGTTTAATGTAAATACAAACCATCAGTATCTTTATTATAAATACAATCCTGAAAAGTTTGAAATAAGCATTCCATAA
- a CDS encoding DUF4367 domain-containing protein, with product MKDLYDEKLKSESKIFEALLEYAGACHVNNIINDLEEANGEEIPYPEELSIKIRKMLIHHKRKEAVKKFFTSAKMIFPKVAVFFFVVFIGFTVAMTTVSAFRARVFNLIIEIKKDYTDIKLKENNEPSTSSSTSLVPSNWENEYYLSYVPHGFKISKVESQEVTKIIQYTNDKGDFIIFSQSSNENTDMMVDTENAITQKIDINGYEGILVQKNGLNTIVWRKDNNLFSLMSKIDKNELIKAANSIKLKK from the coding sequence ATGAAAGACCTTTACGATGAAAAGCTAAAATCTGAAAGCAAAATATTTGAGGCATTGCTGGAATATGCAGGGGCTTGCCATGTAAACAACATAATTAATGATCTGGAAGAAGCCAATGGTGAAGAAATACCTTACCCTGAAGAATTAAGCATTAAAATTAGAAAGATGTTAATACATCACAAAAGAAAAGAAGCAGTCAAAAAATTCTTCACATCGGCAAAAATGATCTTCCCAAAAGTCGCGGTATTCTTCTTTGTGGTTTTTATTGGCTTCACTGTGGCAATGACGACTGTTTCTGCTTTTAGAGCTCGCGTCTTTAACCTCATAATTGAAATCAAAAAAGATTATACAGACATAAAATTAAAAGAAAACAATGAACCCAGTACGTCTTCTTCCACATCGCTGGTTCCATCCAACTGGGAAAATGAATATTATCTTTCATACGTGCCACATGGCTTCAAGATAAGCAAGGTAGAATCACAGGAGGTAACCAAAATCATTCAATACACAAATGACAAGGGCGATTTCATAATTTTCAGTCAAAGCTCTAACGAAAACACTGACATGATGGTTGACACGGAAAATGCTATAACACAAAAGATTGATATAAACGGCTATGAGGGCATCTTAGTTCAAAAAAACGGTTTAAACACTATCGTATGGCGTAAAGACAACAATTTATTCTCCTTAATGTCGAAAATCGATAAGAACGAACTTATAAAAGCTGCCAATAGCATCAAACTGAAAAAATAA
- a CDS encoding iron ABC transporter permease produces MVLIASLMFSASVGAVKMPLKSIIDVIFGGGNATDKMILLNLRFPRIIEAAFTGMGLSVAGTFFQGLLKNPMADPYVLGISSGAAFGASIAIVLGFGLLGLQFFAFAFAIMTIYVVYIISKKGPYIKMQTMLLAGIAISAFMSSIISLMMLLNHDEMSQIVFWTMGGFSLISWSQTFYTVPIIFIGCITLYVFSRDLNVIMTGEEIAEHLGIDTERVKKIILIVGSLITASSVSAGGIIGFVGLIVPHISRLIVGSDNRFLVPFSGILGAAFLVLADTLARTVMAPVEIPVGIITAACGGPFFLYLLVKNKNKEVK; encoded by the coding sequence ATGGTTTTGATTGCATCCTTGATGTTTTCTGCATCAGTGGGTGCAGTCAAAATGCCATTAAAAAGCATTATTGATGTCATTTTTGGCGGTGGCAATGCTACAGACAAGATGATATTGTTAAATCTCAGATTCCCAAGAATAATTGAAGCTGCTTTTACAGGGATGGGACTTTCTGTGGCAGGTACATTCTTTCAAGGTCTTCTAAAAAATCCTATGGCAGATCCTTATGTTTTAGGCATATCATCAGGAGCTGCATTTGGAGCATCTATTGCCATTGTTTTGGGGTTTGGGCTTCTTGGTCTTCAATTTTTTGCGTTTGCGTTTGCTATCATGACTATTTACGTAGTGTACATCATATCCAAAAAAGGACCTTACATTAAAATGCAGACGATGCTTCTTGCAGGCATTGCCATCAGTGCTTTTATGTCATCTATTATTTCTCTCATGATGCTTTTAAACCATGATGAGATGTCCCAGATAGTCTTTTGGACAATGGGTGGATTTAGCCTTATTAGTTGGAGTCAGACTTTTTACACAGTGCCAATCATATTTATTGGGTGTATAACGTTATACGTGTTTTCAAGAGATCTCAATGTCATTATGACAGGTGAAGAGATAGCGGAGCATTTGGGAATAGATACTGAAAGAGTAAAGAAAATTATTTTGATTGTAGGGTCTTTAATAACGGCTTCTTCTGTTTCAGCAGGTGGTATAATTGGATTTGTAGGGCTTATAGTGCCACACATATCGAGGCTTATTGTAGGTTCTGACAACAGATTTTTAGTTCCTTTTAGCGGTATTTTGGGTGCAGCGTTTTTGGTGTTAGCTGACACACTGGCGAGGACTGTGATGGCTCCTGTAGAAATACCAGTTGGCATAATAACTGCTGCCTGCGGTGGTCCGTTTTTCTTATACCTTCTTGTCAAAAATAAAAATAAAGAGGTTAAGTGA
- a CDS encoding ABC transporter substrate-binding protein, translating into MKKWIKNISIFIIVAVLSLSLVSCSQTTKEKASTNANSVKTEVKATFPLKITDFMGRQVTIKKEPKRIVSLSPSTTELIYAIGAGKNVVGVTNYDDYPPEVKSVAKVGGYEGPNIEAIMAQKPDIVFASNLSGKDQMETIEKSGIPVVVLEAQNINQIYDSIKILGEITGNVEKGNEIISSMKDKIKEINDKVKDLPKVNVFYVVDTNGNWTAGKGTFIDELITLAGGNNVASDANGWAQYSMEKLVQKNPDVIITSPHAANANEIKNMAGYKDTKAAKDGKIFIISNDDIVTKPSNRIVLGLEEIAKDLHPEAFK; encoded by the coding sequence GTGAAAAAGTGGATTAAAAATATTTCGATTTTCATCATAGTAGCAGTTCTTTCATTAAGTCTTGTTTCATGTTCTCAAACTACAAAGGAAAAAGCATCTACTAATGCTAATTCTGTGAAGACGGAAGTTAAGGCTACATTCCCATTGAAAATTACTGATTTTATGGGTAGGCAAGTTACGATAAAAAAGGAGCCTAAGAGGATCGTATCCTTATCTCCATCAACGACCGAGCTGATTTACGCAATTGGCGCTGGCAAAAATGTTGTTGGTGTTACTAATTACGACGATTATCCGCCGGAGGTAAAAAGCGTTGCGAAAGTTGGAGGATATGAAGGGCCTAATATTGAAGCTATAATGGCTCAGAAACCTGATATAGTTTTTGCATCAAATCTTTCTGGGAAGGACCAGATGGAGACTATCGAGAAATCAGGCATACCAGTGGTGGTATTGGAAGCTCAAAACATAAACCAAATATATGATTCAATAAAGATATTAGGTGAGATAACAGGCAATGTAGAAAAGGGAAATGAAATAATAAGCAGCATGAAAGATAAAATTAAAGAGATCAATGATAAAGTGAAGGATTTGCCGAAAGTAAATGTGTTTTATGTTGTTGATACAAATGGGAACTGGACGGCTGGCAAGGGAACATTCATCGATGAGCTTATAACATTGGCTGGTGGAAACAATGTAGCCAGCGATGCAAACGGATGGGCACAGTACAGCATGGAAAAACTGGTACAGAAAAATCCTGATGTGATAATCACATCACCACATGCTGCAAACGCCAATGAAATAAAAAATATGGCAGGTTATAAGGATACAAAAGCGGCGAAAGATGGCAAAATATTTATAATATCCAACGATGACATTGTCACTAAGCCTTCTAATAGAATTGTCTTAGGATTGGAAGAAATTGCAAAAGATTTGCATCCGGAGGCATTTAAATAA